One genomic region from Pirellulales bacterium encodes:
- the tgt gene encoding tRNA guanosine(34) transglycosylase Tgt — MTASAFRFELLHRDRTSAARRGTFHTPHGPVEMPAFMPVGTQGAVKGVTVDQLRATGAQMMLANTYHLALRPGENVVATLGGLHGFSGWTGPILTDSGGFQLFSLAQMTKVSETGAVFRSHVDGRLLQLTPERAIAIQEALGSDVAMVLDHVVALPAEREVVVDAMQRTIRWAARCRDAATCADQAIFGIVQGGLDPDLRGECAEALARLDFPGYAVGGLSVGEAPAEMYAVLDVTVPALPEDRPRYLMGVGTPVDLLEAIHRGIDMFDCVMPTRNGRNAMAFTDAGGLKLRNLKMAEDDRPLEEDCPCPACRHSRGYLRHLFMAREMLGPILLSIHNLTYYQRLLAGARAAIESDTFAAYRAAKLAGWGSAVRSDDAADA, encoded by the coding sequence ATGACCGCCAGCGCGTTCCGCTTCGAGCTGTTGCATCGCGATCGAACGAGCGCAGCGCGGCGCGGTACGTTTCACACGCCTCATGGGCCGGTAGAGATGCCGGCCTTCATGCCGGTCGGCACTCAGGGGGCTGTGAAAGGGGTCACGGTCGATCAATTGCGTGCTACCGGCGCGCAGATGATGCTGGCCAACACCTACCACTTGGCGCTCAGGCCGGGCGAGAACGTGGTCGCGACGCTGGGCGGCCTACATGGTTTCTCGGGCTGGACCGGGCCGATTCTGACCGACAGCGGCGGCTTTCAGCTTTTCAGCCTGGCGCAGATGACCAAGGTCAGCGAGACGGGGGCCGTCTTTCGGTCGCACGTCGATGGGCGCCTGTTGCAGCTAACGCCCGAACGCGCGATTGCAATCCAAGAGGCGCTCGGTAGTGACGTGGCGATGGTGCTGGACCACGTCGTGGCGCTACCAGCCGAGCGCGAAGTAGTAGTTGACGCCATGCAACGCACGATTCGCTGGGCCGCGCGCTGCCGGGACGCCGCGACGTGTGCGGATCAGGCGATTTTCGGCATCGTGCAAGGGGGGCTCGACCCCGATCTGCGCGGTGAATGTGCCGAGGCTTTGGCGAGGCTCGATTTTCCCGGTTACGCCGTGGGGGGGCTGAGCGTCGGCGAAGCACCGGCCGAGATGTACGCAGTGTTGGATGTTACCGTGCCGGCACTGCCTGAGGATCGGCCCCGTTACCTGATGGGAGTGGGGACGCCGGTCGATCTGCTGGAAGCGATCCATCGGGGCATCGACATGTTTGATTGCGTGATGCCGACGCGCAACGGGCGGAACGCCATGGCATTTACGGATGCCGGGGGGTTGAAGCTGCGTAATTTGAAGATGGCCGAAGACGATCGCCCCTTGGAAGAGGACTGTCCCTGTCCGGCTTGCCGTCACAGCCGCGGCTACCTGCGGCATTTGTTCATGGCGCGCGAGATGTTGGGGCCGATTCTGCTGTCGATCCACAATCTGACGTACTACCAGCGCCTGTTGGCCGGGGCCCGCGCGGCGATCGAATCAGACACGTTTGCCGCGTATCGCGCAGCCAAGCTGGCCGGGTGGGGCAGCGCCGTCCGAAGCGACGACGCGGCCGACGCATGA